In Zobellia roscoffensis, the following are encoded in one genomic region:
- a CDS encoding P-loop NTPase fold protein, with product MTKPKYPIFLSGKPSGKDKMAGGSHKKTAKIITQTIKSEILEKRVIGLEGEWGSGKSNIIKIIEEQLGTDYYMFIFDSWGNQEDLTRKSFLEQLISQLFDASFLTDTDRWSKLENQLLSKTSTTRKQKFPKTKSYWVLLTISVLLLTGLSSVYDNVLVLNNDLLPQFNFGSFWKPVLAIYLLPIIFLIWAICLGAKDYCRLRAENEEKENRKRESKWDTLGKIFYWFSGQEIDTEEVENILEEEPSVKKFRDYFSKIERGITHNHKKLVIVFDNIDRLEKDKVKSLWSSIHTFFADDNDSVDSWIIVPYDKAKLNEHFGGNGFIQKTFAINFRVTPPVVTQWEAFLQESISDAFGKDIITKKEKEYIIKLFDILVSAETIKPRQIINYVNDLTALYLQWETEITKGEIKLRYLALFILVKIEILKNPNDEILSRKYLKGAVNQFEDVAELDESISALTFGVNKKLANEVLLLRELQMILRAGDVDKMQNYLGHTAFDSYFHKAYFSIEIVDKINGLAKILEVVSEKFSNERKHLYWSDFAKKIVSVDIVDEFKEFNDNHKAILKNTNKENCRAILVRLIKELEEGINPLEGQDKYYSQLLEIEKFINDEKIDIKFTSLINQVNLNVDSYLKFIAIAKYDYKKYLIKCTKEELYSRFFTPKDNLVVNDVYEELDNLKIIKEDYDLSDINDIITTKFKSLGEADKDQLDKSLQILKSLSVKPLQLELSDDFFSQISSEKLESDDIFIEGLCIAISNFQVSHSNSYTFNNLLLGLTDEQITKISNKIEWYFSFQDLLVLLVSNKVASEIPQLKKIALELTLDIERDFVLDVNWSLKEFDKIALKVFDNKRESVKFFIEKLSVMHKLFDIDVNQIAKGFFKYLNYSEIILIDLIAQESLKYFDGLLKEDILKSLQTHNIDFKIFKALFENNLIQSFSDAFYSSYDDYIKDIASENEGITEIDFLNKLLDNLNTNKLKSTFTSVRDIFINQRGELEEGELEFFVKGLIYYGNLTTRAEESTLKIIIPLIKSDKNFNSFLDNKNLLLPVIHLSKEHRDTAIGELQLRYDSEKHKKDERMIEVASALNLKKADDIENNISDE from the coding sequence ATGACCAAACCAAAATACCCCATTTTCCTATCAGGAAAACCTTCAGGCAAAGACAAGATGGCTGGTGGCTCTCACAAAAAAACAGCAAAAATAATTACTCAAACCATAAAATCTGAAATTCTAGAAAAGAGAGTAATAGGACTGGAAGGAGAATGGGGCTCGGGCAAATCAAATATCATAAAAATTATTGAAGAGCAACTTGGTACAGATTATTATATGTTTATTTTTGATTCTTGGGGTAATCAGGAAGATTTAACAAGAAAGTCATTTTTAGAACAACTAATCAGTCAACTTTTTGATGCATCTTTTCTAACCGATACGGACAGGTGGTCAAAATTAGAAAATCAGCTACTTTCTAAAACTTCTACAACGCGTAAACAAAAATTTCCCAAAACTAAGTCATATTGGGTTTTGCTAACTATTTCAGTTTTATTATTGACAGGTTTATCTAGCGTATATGATAATGTCCTTGTTTTGAACAATGACCTACTACCTCAGTTTAATTTTGGCTCTTTTTGGAAACCCGTATTAGCTATTTATTTACTTCCTATAATATTTTTAATATGGGCGATTTGTCTTGGAGCTAAAGATTATTGCCGATTAAGGGCAGAAAATGAGGAAAAAGAGAATCGAAAAAGAGAAAGTAAATGGGATACATTAGGTAAAATATTCTATTGGTTTAGTGGTCAAGAAATTGATACGGAAGAGGTGGAAAACATATTAGAAGAAGAACCTTCGGTTAAAAAATTTAGAGATTACTTTTCTAAAATTGAACGCGGTATAACTCACAACCACAAAAAACTAGTAATTGTTTTCGATAATATTGACCGACTGGAAAAAGATAAAGTTAAATCTCTTTGGTCATCCATTCATACTTTTTTTGCTGACGATAATGATTCTGTAGACTCTTGGATTATTGTACCCTATGACAAAGCTAAATTAAACGAACACTTTGGTGGTAATGGATTTATTCAAAAAACATTTGCTATTAACTTCCGAGTGACACCACCAGTAGTAACACAATGGGAAGCATTTTTACAAGAATCCATTTCTGATGCTTTCGGTAAAGATATAATCACCAAAAAAGAGAAAGAATATATTATTAAACTCTTTGATATATTAGTTTCAGCTGAAACAATAAAACCAAGACAAATAATAAATTATGTAAATGATTTAACAGCTCTGTATCTTCAATGGGAAACTGAGATTACAAAGGGAGAAATTAAATTAAGATATTTGGCATTATTCATTTTAGTGAAAATTGAAATTTTAAAAAATCCTAATGATGAAATTCTATCTCGTAAATATTTAAAAGGCGCGGTTAATCAATTTGAAGATGTGGCTGAATTAGATGAATCCATATCAGCTTTGACATTTGGCGTTAATAAGAAGCTTGCAAACGAAGTACTTTTACTTAGAGAATTACAGATGATTTTGAGGGCAGGGGATGTGGACAAAATGCAAAATTATTTAGGCCATACTGCTTTTGATAGTTATTTTCATAAAGCATATTTTAGTATTGAAATTGTTGATAAAATAAACGGGCTAGCTAAGATATTAGAAGTTGTTTCGGAAAAATTTTCTAATGAGCGCAAACATTTATATTGGTCTGATTTTGCAAAAAAGATAGTGTCAGTGGATATCGTAGATGAGTTTAAAGAATTTAATGATAATCACAAAGCGATACTAAAAAACACTAATAAAGAAAATTGTAGAGCTATCCTGGTTAGGCTAATTAAGGAGTTAGAAGAGGGTATTAATCCGTTAGAGGGACAGGACAAGTATTATTCTCAATTATTAGAAATTGAGAAATTCATAAATGATGAGAAGATAGATATTAAATTTACATCGTTAATTAATCAAGTAAATCTTAATGTAGATTCATACTTAAAGTTTATTGCAATAGCAAAATATGATTACAAAAAATACCTAATAAAATGTACAAAAGAAGAGCTGTATAGTCGGTTCTTTACACCTAAAGATAACTTAGTTGTAAATGATGTTTATGAAGAGTTGGATAATCTAAAAATAATAAAGGAGGATTACGATTTATCGGATATCAACGATATTATCACGACAAAATTCAAGTCTTTAGGAGAAGCTGATAAAGATCAACTAGACAAAAGCTTACAAATATTGAAAAGTCTCTCAGTGAAACCTTTGCAACTAGAATTATCAGATGATTTTTTTAGTCAAATTTCATCTGAAAAATTGGAATCTGATGATATATTTATTGAAGGCCTTTGTATAGCAATTTCCAATTTTCAGGTTTCGCATTCTAATTCGTATACCTTCAATAATCTTTTACTTGGTTTAACGGATGAACAGATTACAAAAATCTCAAACAAAATAGAATGGTATTTTAGCTTTCAAGATTTGTTGGTATTGTTAGTTTCTAATAAAGTTGCAAGTGAAATTCCTCAATTAAAGAAAATAGCTTTGGAATTAACATTAGACATTGAAAGAGACTTCGTTTTAGACGTTAACTGGTCTCTTAAAGAATTTGATAAAATAGCTTTAAAGGTTTTTGACAATAAGAGAGAGTCGGTCAAATTTTTTATTGAAAAGCTAAGTGTAATGCATAAGTTATTTGATATAGATGTTAATCAAATTGCGAAAGGATTTTTTAAATATTTGAATTACTCGGAAATTATATTAATAGATTTGATTGCTCAAGAATCTCTTAAATACTTTGATGGTTTATTAAAGGAAGATATTCTTAAGTCTTTGCAAACCCACAATATTGATTTTAAAATATTCAAGGCTTTATTTGAAAATAACCTCATTCAATCTTTTTCTGATGCATTTTATAGTTCATACGATGATTATATCAAAGATATTGCTTCGGAGAATGAAGGAATAACTGAAATTGATTTCCTAAATAAATTACTAGACAATCTGAATACTAATAAGTTGAAGAGTACTTTTACAAGTGTCAGAGATATATTTATTAATCAAAGAGGAGAACTTGAAGAAGGTGAGCTTGAATTTTTTGTCAAAGGTCTAATTTATTATGGAAATCTCACTACAAGAGCGGAAGAGAGCACGCTCAAAATAATTATTCCTCTGATAAAGTCAGATAAAAATTTCAATTCATTTTTAGATAATAAAAATTTGTTGTTGCCAGTTATTCACCTTTCTAAGGAACATAGAGATACGGCCATAGGAGAGCTTCAATTAAGATATGATTCTGAGAAACATAAAAAGGATGAAAGAATGATAGAAGTAGCATCAGCATTAAATCTAAAAAAAGCTGATGATATTGAAAACAATATTTCCGATGAGTAA
- a CDS encoding patatin-like phospholipase family protein — protein MYKILSLDGGGSWAIIQLLTLRDRYGNMNGHEVLRKFDMVIANSGGSIVLAALAENYSIDKAISLFKEKENRERIFCKNAFWDRFFPVDYLRFFGIGFGPKYSATKKMEAFEHLFPEVDKVQMNELPKIIGKESLKIVVCTYDALNNRAKFFKSYALTPSRYDSVRLTQAINGSSNAPVQYFDFPARFKAQESGVFFELWDGALGGFNNPILAGIIEAYKLKVDLKDIQIVSLGTSNPLMSSDNKETFWNWKLDTQQHRRKKWAFHKFKPQVSFFMETVFNQAKTILYQPPDTANYMAMMFFKATTGKDLNKSIIRLSPLIHFDDKLSTEAVPLIKQLYALDMDLTKDAQIDLLLQCFEAWKTGKIYNQPVEFEVERNNDLLFISGDRWYRDGMDRWVTWETKV, from the coding sequence ATGTATAAAATTTTATCGTTAGACGGTGGCGGTAGTTGGGCCATAATTCAATTGCTTACCCTTAGGGACCGCTACGGGAATATGAACGGTCATGAGGTGCTGCGCAAGTTTGACATGGTAATCGCCAATTCCGGTGGTAGTATTGTTTTGGCGGCCTTGGCAGAGAATTATTCCATTGATAAAGCCATTAGCCTGTTCAAGGAGAAAGAAAACCGAGAACGCATTTTTTGTAAGAATGCCTTTTGGGACCGCTTTTTTCCGGTAGATTATTTACGGTTTTTCGGTATTGGATTTGGACCAAAATATAGTGCTACCAAGAAAATGGAAGCTTTTGAACATTTGTTTCCAGAAGTAGATAAGGTGCAGATGAACGAACTGCCAAAAATCATTGGCAAAGAATCCTTAAAAATTGTAGTTTGTACCTATGATGCGTTAAACAACCGCGCTAAGTTTTTTAAATCCTACGCCTTAACGCCTTCGCGCTATGATTCCGTGCGGCTTACACAGGCCATTAACGGTTCTTCCAATGCTCCCGTGCAGTATTTTGATTTTCCGGCACGGTTTAAAGCACAGGAAAGCGGGGTGTTTTTTGAACTTTGGGATGGCGCCCTTGGCGGTTTCAATAATCCTATTCTAGCGGGTATTATTGAGGCCTATAAACTAAAAGTGGACTTAAAGGACATACAAATTGTTTCCCTTGGTACCAGTAACCCGCTAATGTCTTCGGATAATAAAGAGACGTTTTGGAATTGGAAGCTAGACACCCAGCAACACCGAAGAAAGAAATGGGCTTTTCATAAATTCAAACCTCAGGTAAGCTTCTTTATGGAAACGGTTTTTAACCAAGCCAAGACCATTTTATACCAACCGCCAGATACCGCCAATTATATGGCCATGATGTTCTTTAAGGCCACAACGGGCAAAGATTTGAACAAAAGCATCATACGGTTATCGCCACTTATTCATTTTGATGATAAGCTCTCTACCGAAGCCGTACCGCTTATAAAACAACTCTATGCGCTAGATATGGATTTGACCAAAGATGCTCAGATAGACTTGCTCCTCCAATGTTTTGAGGCTTGGAAAACTGGAAAAATCTATAACCAACCTGTAGAATTTGAAGTGGAAAGAAATAATGATTTGTTATTTATTTCTGGCGATAGATGGTATCGAGATGGGATGGATAGATGGGTTACTTGGGAGACAAAGGTGTAA
- a CDS encoding EamA family transporter — protein MWMYLGLLAALFLGFHNLLKKHAVQGNEVFPVLLGTISSGFLLLLPCYLGSLWFPAKMLDLQLFVTDIPLKTHGYIFIKSAIMAASWLLAYQALKHLPITIVTPIRSAGPFFTFIGAITIYQEKPNGWQWIGFFLIIFSVLLYSRIGKKEGIHFKSNKWIFAIIGATFLGASSGLYDKFLIQSLTLNPQTLQFWFCFYTILILLVILSITWFPNAEKRKAFKWRWSIPLVGMLLQIADYFYFKALQDPDALIMLLSAIKRSQIIIAVVVGGLIFKEQNKRKKLVPLAGILIGVFLILYS, from the coding sequence ATGTGGATGTATCTTGGGCTTCTGGCCGCTTTATTCTTAGGGTTTCACAACCTACTCAAAAAACACGCCGTTCAGGGCAACGAGGTTTTTCCGGTGCTTTTGGGCACCATTTCTTCGGGTTTCTTATTGCTGCTGCCGTGTTACTTGGGTTCCCTTTGGTTTCCCGCTAAGATGTTGGACTTACAACTCTTCGTTACCGATATTCCCTTAAAGACCCACGGATACATTTTTATAAAGTCCGCTATTATGGCGGCCTCATGGCTATTGGCCTATCAGGCGCTAAAACACCTGCCCATTACCATTGTGACGCCCATACGGTCTGCCGGTCCGTTTTTTACTTTTATCGGCGCGATTACCATTTACCAAGAAAAGCCCAACGGCTGGCAGTGGATAGGGTTCTTTCTCATTATCTTTTCGGTGCTGCTGTATTCCAGAATCGGTAAAAAAGAAGGCATTCATTTTAAAAGCAACAAATGGATATTCGCTATTATCGGCGCTACTTTTTTAGGGGCTTCCAGCGGACTGTACGATAAATTCCTCATTCAGAGTCTTACCTTGAACCCGCAGACGCTGCAATTCTGGTTTTGTTTCTATACCATTCTTATTCTATTGGTAATCCTGAGCATCACCTGGTTTCCGAATGCGGAGAAGCGCAAGGCGTTCAAGTGGCGTTGGTCCATTCCTCTAGTGGGTATGCTCCTGCAAATAGCGGATTACTTTTATTTTAAGGCCCTGCAAGACCCTGATGCGTTGATCATGCTGCTTTCCGCCATTAAACGCAGCCAGATTATCATTGCCGTAGTGGTAGGCGGACTCATCTTTAAAGAACAGAACAAACGCAAGAAGTTGGTGCCGTTGGCCGGTATTTTAATCGGTGTGTTTTTGATTTTGTATTCGTAG
- a CDS encoding DEAD/DEAH box helicase — protein MPFRKLHPHLLENLERLEIETPTPFQKSSIPVIKSGINVFAFAKKGSGKTTALILTTLQKLKCEAVGDAPRAVVLVENKERVLELYNAFAEYTKYSTVRLYASYEQLHIDVQKSEIYMGVDVLITTPKTLHNLFLTNGVSISELKIISVDDAEFLSNKKESTGLIAMAASIKKSQFVLYAEKPHPQLERLKSHFMEHSRTVKA, from the coding sequence ATGCCATTTAGAAAATTACACCCGCACTTATTAGAAAATTTAGAGCGTTTGGAAATAGAAACGCCAACGCCATTTCAAAAAAGTAGCATTCCCGTAATTAAAAGTGGTATCAATGTCTTTGCTTTTGCTAAAAAAGGAAGCGGAAAAACCACCGCGTTAATCCTGACTACTTTACAGAAGTTAAAATGCGAAGCCGTTGGCGATGCGCCAAGAGCCGTAGTTCTTGTAGAAAATAAAGAAAGAGTGCTAGAACTCTACAATGCTTTTGCCGAATACACCAAATACAGTACGGTACGACTTTATGCCAGTTATGAGCAACTGCATATAGACGTTCAGAAGTCCGAAATATACATGGGCGTAGATGTGTTGATCACTACACCTAAAACACTTCACAACTTGTTTTTGACCAACGGCGTGAGTATTTCCGAACTGAAAATCATCAGTGTAGACGATGCAGAATTCCTTTCCAACAAAAAGGAGTCTACAGGCCTTATTGCAATGGCAGCCAGTATAAAGAAGAGTCAGTTTGTACTTTATGCCGAAAAACCACATCCACAATTGGAGCGTCTAAAGAGTCATTTTATGGAGCACTCTAGAACTGTAAAAGCATAA
- a CDS encoding SDR family oxidoreductase: MKSEELDDNQEVSLDEVKQAIAVLERLVADTNQIFEIPKEQRTALIKVSGQLSRPSREEFSRRKKDAKKAAKRKQAAKDRSARNETGIRYAREASVFVAPKLLAAADLAQKQTKELESPRDCYVCKTKFTKLHHFYDTMCTECGDLNYAKRFQNADVKGQVAVITGSRLKIGYHISLMLLRGGATVIATTRFPVDSALRFSKEEDFTEWGHRLKIHGLDLRHIPSVEIFCNYIEQNYEKLDILINNAAQTVRRPAGFYAHLMQNEERPIESLPEYAQGVLKDHMSCLDELTTLTTTASSNKNMPVSWHGPEPGIGLRSSAKLSQIPYSFDASLVTQEVFPESQLDADLQQVDLRKTNSWRLKLGAIETTEMVEVQLVNSVAPFVLCNRLSEVMKKENTGQKHIINVTAMEGKFHRFFKESRHPHTNMAKAALNMLTHTASGDLAKYGIYMNAVDTGWVTDEDPAELAKRKQEVHDFQPPLDIVDGAARVVDPLFDGINTGKHWCGKFLKDYFPISW, encoded by the coding sequence ATGAAGAGTGAAGAATTGGATGATAACCAGGAGGTTTCTTTAGACGAGGTAAAACAAGCCATTGCTGTTCTAGAGCGATTGGTAGCGGACACCAATCAGATATTTGAAATTCCCAAAGAACAACGTACGGCCTTAATAAAGGTATCCGGACAATTGTCCCGTCCAAGTCGTGAAGAATTTTCCCGTAGAAAGAAAGATGCCAAAAAAGCCGCAAAACGTAAACAAGCCGCAAAAGATAGAAGTGCACGTAATGAAACCGGAATTCGGTATGCGCGTGAGGCTTCAGTATTTGTAGCGCCTAAATTATTGGCTGCTGCTGATCTGGCCCAAAAGCAAACTAAGGAACTGGAATCGCCTAGGGATTGTTACGTATGTAAGACCAAATTCACTAAACTGCACCATTTTTATGATACCATGTGTACGGAATGTGGAGACCTTAATTATGCCAAACGCTTTCAAAATGCTGATGTAAAAGGCCAAGTGGCCGTTATTACCGGTTCACGTCTTAAAATTGGATATCATATTTCTTTGATGTTATTGCGTGGTGGTGCCACCGTTATTGCTACCACTCGTTTTCCTGTAGATTCCGCTTTGCGTTTTTCCAAAGAGGAAGATTTCACGGAATGGGGTCACCGCCTAAAAATTCATGGACTGGATTTACGACATATTCCTAGTGTGGAGATTTTCTGTAATTACATTGAGCAGAATTATGAGAAATTAGATATTCTCATTAACAATGCTGCACAAACGGTTCGCCGTCCTGCAGGGTTCTATGCGCATTTAATGCAGAATGAAGAACGTCCTATTGAGTCCTTGCCAGAATATGCCCAAGGGGTACTTAAAGATCATATGAGTTGTTTGGATGAATTAACAACTTTGACTACCACTGCATCCTCCAATAAGAATATGCCAGTATCATGGCACGGTCCAGAACCTGGTATTGGGCTAAGGTCTTCTGCAAAATTATCTCAGATTCCGTATAGTTTTGATGCAAGTCTGGTTACCCAAGAAGTATTTCCGGAGAGTCAACTGGATGCAGATTTACAACAAGTAGATTTACGTAAAACCAACAGCTGGCGCCTAAAACTAGGTGCGATTGAAACTACAGAAATGGTGGAAGTACAGCTTGTAAATTCCGTGGCGCCTTTTGTACTGTGCAACCGACTTTCAGAAGTCATGAAAAAGGAAAATACGGGGCAAAAACATATCATTAATGTTACGGCTATGGAGGGTAAATTCCATCGGTTTTTTAAAGAATCGCGCCATCCGCATACCAATATGGCTAAGGCGGCCTTGAATATGCTTACGCATACCGCTTCTGGTGATTTGGCCAAATATGGCATTTACATGAACGCGGTGGATACCGGCTGGGTAACGGATGAGGACCCTGCAGAACTGGCCAAAAGAAAACAGGAAGTACACGATTTTCAACCACCGTTAGATATTGTAGATGGTGCCGCAAGGGTAGTGGACCCGCTTTTTGACGGTATCAATACCGGAAAACACTGGTGTGGAAAATTCCTAAAGGATTACTTCCCTATTTCTTGGTAA
- a CDS encoding DUF6515 family protein, with amino-acid sequence MKTNTKTYFVLPLLLIGFIFAGTAQTRKRSTKTTTTTTRTVTKSTPNRVSSKRVVYKTPKKKVVSVRTVPNKRVVKYQGQNYYYSNNRYYTSSRGRYIPIAPKIGFRISTLPTGHHRVRFNNHMYFNFGGIFYSEVGNEYEVVEPEVGTIVYELPDDYERVTIDGQTYYEYANILYEKVQVDGTRAYEVVGIIDME; translated from the coding sequence ATGAAAACAAATACTAAAACATACTTCGTATTACCATTGTTATTAATAGGATTCATTTTTGCGGGTACGGCCCAAACTAGGAAACGTTCCACAAAAACAACGACTACAACAACACGAACGGTAACGAAAAGTACCCCTAATAGGGTATCTAGTAAACGAGTAGTGTATAAAACCCCAAAAAAGAAGGTGGTTTCTGTACGAACAGTACCAAATAAGCGAGTAGTAAAATACCAAGGACAGAATTATTATTACTCAAATAACAGGTATTATACCTCTTCTAGAGGGCGTTATATTCCTATAGCTCCTAAAATCGGATTTAGAATTAGCACTTTGCCAACAGGGCATCACAGAGTTCGTTTCAACAATCATATGTATTTCAATTTTGGTGGTATTTTTTATTCCGAGGTCGGTAATGAATATGAAGTAGTGGAACCAGAAGTAGGGACTATAGTCTACGAACTGCCAGATGATTATGAAAGAGTAACGATTGACGGTCAAACGTATTACGAGTACGCTAATATTTTATATGAAAAAGTGCAGGTAGATGGCACTAGAGCGTATGAAGTAGTTGGGATTATTGATATGGAATAA
- a CDS encoding SdiA-regulated domain-containing protein yields MRKTKIFTVLILLFGLALIVISFKDRVTEINKNGLSYDAVARWELPAQLKEVSAIEWLSDTEIAAVQDEKATIFIYSLKSKKIIQEIDFGKPGDYEGLVIRQKDAYVLRSDGTLYEIKEYKSTAPVINTYETPFTTDNNMESLALNVKKNELLMIPKDHGLESDSSKGIYSFSLETKKMSSEPIYTIEMRDKIFKNFRQSKIYKTFRPSDLEVHPMTGEIYVLEGSKPKLLILDSEGNTKNAYELDKHIFPQPEGIAFSPDGVLYISSEGKKDNNGTITELRLHQ; encoded by the coding sequence ATGAGAAAAACAAAAATTTTCACGGTTTTAATACTCCTATTCGGGCTTGCCCTTATAGTCATTTCTTTTAAGGACAGGGTAACGGAAATTAATAAGAATGGGTTAAGTTATGATGCGGTTGCCCGTTGGGAGTTACCAGCGCAATTAAAAGAAGTATCTGCTATTGAATGGTTGAGTGATACTGAGATTGCGGCCGTACAGGATGAAAAAGCAACTATTTTCATTTATAGCCTAAAATCAAAAAAGATAATACAAGAAATAGATTTTGGAAAACCAGGGGATTACGAAGGTTTGGTCATACGTCAAAAAGACGCCTATGTGCTTAGAAGTGATGGTACTCTTTACGAAATTAAGGAATATAAAAGTACAGCACCTGTTATAAACACGTATGAAACACCGTTTACTACAGACAACAATATGGAAAGCTTGGCACTTAACGTAAAGAAAAACGAATTATTGATGATACCCAAAGATCACGGTTTGGAATCAGATAGTTCAAAAGGCATTTATAGCTTTTCCTTGGAAACAAAAAAAATGAGTTCAGAGCCTATTTATACTATCGAAATGAGGGATAAGATTTTTAAAAATTTTAGACAATCTAAAATATACAAAACATTCCGACCTTCAGACTTGGAGGTGCACCCCATGACAGGTGAAATTTATGTATTAGAAGGTTCTAAGCCTAAATTATTGATTCTAGACTCAGAGGGGAATACTAAAAATGCGTATGAATTAGACAAACATATATTTCCACAACCCGAAGGCATTGCATTTAGTCCGGATGGAGTGCTTTATATTTCGAGCGAGGGAAAAAAAGATAATAACGGTACTATAACGGAGTTAAGGCTACATCAATAA
- a CDS encoding PepSY-like domain-containing protein, protein MEKLKFFTAILSLGIISCDNNDDDFADNDSDILNSEVPAVVKSAFEDTFSNATDVEWETIGESYNVDFDMETVEYEALYEASGTLTNYKYDIAASELPEAVKTAIVNDYDNKQIDDAEVLIVGENTYYQIELDKEPTDLHLVFNQDGNVNTEVVFVN, encoded by the coding sequence ATGGAGAAATTGAAATTTTTTACTGCAATCTTATCACTCGGAATAATTTCGTGTGACAATAATGACGATGACTTTGCTGATAATGATAGTGATATTCTGAATTCAGAGGTGCCGGCGGTAGTAAAAAGCGCTTTTGAAGATACCTTTTCAAATGCCACTGATGTAGAGTGGGAAACCATTGGAGAAAGTTATAATGTTGATTTTGATATGGAGACTGTAGAGTATGAGGCGTTGTACGAAGCATCTGGAACACTCACAAATTATAAATATGATATAGCTGCTAGTGAATTACCCGAAGCGGTAAAGACTGCAATTGTAAACGATTATGATAATAAACAAATTGACGACGCCGAAGTTTTGATAGTTGGTGAGAACACCTATTATCAAATAGAGCTAGATAAAGAACCTACTGATTTACACTTGGTTTTTAATCAAGATGGTAACGTGAATACTGAAGTAGTATTCGTCAATTAA
- a CDS encoding sensor histidine kinase yields the protein MKLLNHTSKYFAILLIVLISVWAVIFYFAMLDEVYDSLDDGLDNQMELIVKEAKKDSAILHTNDFGIGNFTITKTSLKHHHKLKDIYRDTLMYMQNEDDYEPVRILESVFEHKNSYYKIKLITSMVEEDDQIENLITYLIWLYIVLVTSVIILNNLVLKKVWSPFYSLVARLKEFRIEKDEPIQAVPTNIDEFELLNHSVEMLTKKSRETYVAQKEFIENAAHELQTPLAISINKLELLLERNQINDAQSQVVGAVLENLGRLTRLNKSLLLLSKIDNKQYIGLDTVNFQVLATEISDNFEDFAKHQNIELELTSSAHLEFAINTDLARVLLTNLIKNAIIHGERNNKVTIEIADRTIHISNMGSKISLDASSIFDRFKKSGSDQKSTGLGLSISKAIADKYGIRLVYSFSDRHVFSLYFPAH from the coding sequence ATGAAACTGTTGAACCACACATCTAAGTATTTTGCAATTTTACTAATTGTTCTCATTTCTGTGTGGGCAGTTATATTTTATTTTGCCATGTTAGATGAAGTTTATGATAGCCTAGATGATGGATTGGATAATCAGATGGAACTCATTGTAAAAGAGGCTAAAAAAGATTCGGCAATATTACATACAAACGACTTTGGCATAGGAAATTTTACGATTACAAAGACCTCTCTCAAGCATCACCATAAACTAAAAGATATTTATAGGGATACCCTTATGTATATGCAGAACGAAGATGATTATGAACCTGTTCGCATCTTAGAGAGTGTATTTGAACACAAAAATTCCTATTATAAAATTAAGCTGATTACCTCTATGGTAGAGGAAGATGACCAAATTGAAAATCTCATCACCTACCTCATATGGTTATACATTGTATTAGTTACGAGCGTTATAATTCTCAACAACCTAGTATTGAAAAAAGTATGGAGTCCATTTTATAGCCTTGTTGCTAGATTAAAGGAATTCCGTATAGAGAAAGATGAGCCTATACAAGCCGTGCCGACAAATATTGATGAGTTTGAGCTATTAAATCATAGTGTAGAAATGTTGACAAAAAAGTCCAGAGAGACCTATGTGGCACAAAAAGAATTTATTGAAAATGCAGCACATGAATTACAAACTCCGTTAGCCATCAGTATCAATAAGTTAGAGTTGCTTCTTGAACGAAACCAAATAAATGATGCACAATCACAAGTAGTGGGCGCAGTATTAGAAAATTTGGGACGGCTAACTCGTTTAAACAAGTCCTTGTTATTATTATCTAAAATAGACAACAAACAATACATAGGACTTGATACTGTTAATTTTCAAGTCCTTGCTACAGAAATTTCGGATAACTTTGAAGATTTTGCCAAACACCAAAATATTGAGTTAGAATTAACTTCCAGTGCTCACTTAGAATTTGCTATTAATACAGATTTGGCACGGGTACTACTGACCAATCTCATCAAAAATGCCATTATACATGGGGAAAGAAATAACAAGGTAACTATTGAGATTGCAGATCGTACTATTCATATAAGCAACATGGGAAGTAAAATTAGCTTAGACGCTTCTAGTATTTTTGACCGATTTAAGAAGAGCGGTTCTGACCAGAAATCTACAGGGTTGGGGCTTTCTATTTCTAAGGCTATTGCAGATAAATATGGTATTCGTTTGGTGTATTCATTTTCAGACAGACATGTTTTTAGCCTGTATTTTCCCGCCCACTAA